One genomic region from Anthonomus grandis grandis chromosome 1, icAntGran1.3, whole genome shotgun sequence encodes:
- the LOC126736357 gene encoding transmembrane channel-like protein 7 — MSGGEKKKKCTRSRGWEEAGAEFYQESYPGDADMEAIWKDPKRLATLLPSKQTRAVAATIRLRTNDTRTSRSTRTNKSTVRRHTQNRSHRRDSTVHRRASTIGGDVQVSMLPDLSEMRSNEETAWEEIMKIKELPIPMSKKREEKAKIMSEQHLRLQGFEQFRWKRKKAWQQFTTRITETYQKMELWRRDLKHIEGHFGTGVVAFFRFIKWLLFLNLFILLLVLFLIVLPTIFLDDRKVDCDKLENCYDKYFCGINKSHMALSIIQGTGQLEGTPLFYGFYPHEVKRYSIINTDMYYNIPLAYILTTVTYFLISLVAIVRTGAKGFRERLVQGEGQFYQYSNLIFGGWDFCIHNEKSARIKHKAIFTELKTLLETERMEEERQSRTRQERWRILFLRFLVNSTVLAVLALSGGVIYFVFNYATQQLKDLNVTNNETKMLQLLYEFLPSICIVALNISVPFIFQFLLSYEQYSPLVQIRMALIRTVFLRLAALLVFYVSMYSKIRCVDTAVDANQDSCYVCEGRPECWETFVGQQIYKLLLTDFAVQLGITFVINFLRSLLARHVGNKFIRFIGEQTFDLPKHALDVVYTQTLCWIGIFFAPLLSGIAFAIFFLLFYVKKFACLINCKPSGIVYRASRSTSMFMVVTLVSYAVALFPIAYTFSEVTPSVSCGPFRGLTKIWSLVENAFMDTPQLVQNIISFLTTPGFTLPVFIVLLLLLYYYTAVNSANRHMVTVLKNQLVLEGHDKKFLIDRLLMFIKQENDKRARLANRMMDGDTITNVSSIQS; from the exons ATGTCCGGAGGagagaaaaagaagaaatgCACTCGATCACGGGGTTGGGAGGAGGCAGGGGCAGAATTTTACCAGGAAAGTTATCCTGGGGATGCAGATATGGAAGCAATATGGAAAGATCCCAAGAGGTTGGCTACTTTGCTGCCGAGCAAGCAAACTAGAGCAG TTGCTGCAACTATTCGACTTAGAACAAACGACACAAGAACCAGTAGAAGCACAAGAACTAATAAAAGCACAGTACGAAGACACACACAAAATAGGTCTCACAGAAGAGATTCTACAGTTCATAGAAGGGCTTCCACAATTGGTGGAGATGTGCAAGTTTCTATGTTGCCAGATTTATCAGAGATGAG ATCCAATGAAGAAACAGCCTGggaagaaattatgaaaattaaagagTTACCAATTCCAATGTCTAAAAAAAGGGAAGAAAAGGCAAAAATTATG AGCGAACAACACTTAAGGCTTCAGGGATTCGAACAATTCCGTTGGAAACGTAAAAAGGCATGGCAACAATTCACCACCAGGATAACCGAAACATATCAAAAAATGGAATTGTGGAGGCGAGATCTGAAACACATTGAGGGACATTTCGGAACTGGTGTGGTGGCCTTTTTTCGCTTCATTAAGTGGCTACTATttcttaatttgtttattttactgttagttttatttctgataGTTTTACCGACGATTTTCTTGGATGATAGAAAAGTCGATTGTGACAAACTGGAAAATTGCTATGACAAGTATTTTTGTGGTATAAATAAATCGCATATGGCGTTAAGTATCATACAAGGTACGGGTCAACTGGAAGGAACACCGCTTTTTTATGGCTTTTACCCTCATGAAGTAAAGAGGTATTCAATTATTAACACTGATATGTACTACAACATTCCTTTGGCATATATTTTGACCAcagttacatattttttaatatctttagtaGCTATTGTTAGGACTGGAGCGAAAGGATTTAGGGAACGATTGGTGCAAGGTGAAGGTCAGTTCTATCAATATTCTAACCTGATTTTTGGGGGATGGGATTTTTGTATTCACAACGAAAAGAGTGCTAGAATTAAGCATAAAGCTATATTCACTGAATTAAAGACTCTGTTAGAAACGGAACGTATGGAAGAAGAGCGGCAAAGTAGAACGAGACAAGAAAGATGGAGGATtctatttttaaggtttctAGTTAACTCGACTGTTTTAGCTGTTTTAGCATTAAGTGGTGGGGTGatctattttgttttcaattatgCAACTCAGCAACTAAAAGATTTAAATGTTACCAACAATGAAACGAAGATGCTCCAACTTTTGTATGAGTTTTTACCCTCAATTTGTATAGTAGCCCTTAACATATCTGTAccatttatatttcaatttttgcttTCGTACGAACAGTACAGCCCTCTAGTACAAATCAGAATGGCGTTAATACGAACGGTTTTTCTACGACTAGCGGCTCTACTTGTCTTTTATGTTTCTATGTACAGCAAAATTCGGTGTGTCGATACTGCAGTGGACGCAAACCAAGATTCTTGCTATGTTTGCGAAGGCCGGCCTGAATGCTGGGAGACATTCGTTGGACAGCAAATCTACAAGTTGCTTTTAACTGATTTTGCAGTTCAACTAGGGATAAcgtttgttataaattttttacgtAGCCTGCTTGCAAGGCATGTAggaaataaattcattagattCATAGGAGAGCAAACTTTTGATTTGCCTAAACATGCTCTCGATGTTGTTTACACGCAAACTCTTTGCTGGATAGGAATATTTTTTGCACCTCTTCTCAGTGGCATAGCTTTTGCCATATTTTTCTTACTATTTTATGTCAAGAAGTTTGCCTGTTTAATTAACTGCAAGCCCAGCGGTATAGTATATAGGGCCTCTCGGTCAACATCAATGTTTATGGTTGTTACACTGGTCTCATATGCGGTGGCATTATTCCCGATTGCTTATACTTTCTCAGAAGTGACTCCTAGTGTTTCTTGTGGTCCTTTTCGAGGGTTAACGAAAATCTGGTCTCTGGTAGAAAACGCTTTTATGGATACTCCGCAGCTAGttcaaaatataattagttTCTTAACTACCCCCGGGTTTACTTTGCCTGTATTTATTGTACTGCTCCTACTGTTGTATTATTACACAGCGGTAAATTCGGCAAACAGACACATGGTAACTGTGCTGAAAAATCAGCTGGTTTTAGAGGGTCACGATAAGAAGTTCTTAATAGATAGACTGTTAATGTTTATAAAGCAAGAAAATGACAAAAGGGCAAGGCTAGCAAATCGTATGATGGACGGTGATACTATCACTAACGTAAGTAGTATTCAATCGTAG